GTATATCCCAATTTACTTGGGGTTACATTGTCCCAGTATAATTATTagcatttccctttctctctcagtaTCTTCAGTTTGGATGACAAATGCAATGTCCACACCAAAATATCCACCATTTTTCACTTCTATCAGACTTTTTAAGTTTGTGTGACCCATGCAAGGCCATGTGATACCTTGTGACAATGAGAGGCCACTGGAGCTAGAACAGGGTCTTGGCTGGGCTACAAATTCATTTCCACCTCGATTAGCATCCTTGGACCAGTTACTGGCACCCAGGAAAGGCCATATCATCATTGCTAATATTTGCCACTAAATTATGTCCTCTCATCATTGGCATCTTCTTCAGATAGACATCTTTCTTTGGTACTACCTAAGATGGCCCAAGAAACATTCTCCATTTGAGGAGTTCAgccatttcctctcctttcttaaGGACTTCCATCCTCCTCACAAACCAGCAATGGTTTcagcctctgttttctccttccattGGAGAAAACGGTTGGTTGGGTGGCACTCATCTTACTTCTAACCCTGTGCTGACCGTGGAGCCACAGAGTATAACAGTTTGGCCACCATTCATGAATCACATTTACCACATGTGGACTCCTGACAAGGCACAGTTCCAATAcaatgtttagatttttattgGTTCCAAATGTAGGCAGGTTTACATCCAAATTGTAAACTTCAgctaaagaaggaaagatgagaaCAGTGCCCTTGAAGAGAGTTGTCAACAGTCTCGTTCACTAGAATGCCAGGTACCTAGCACCTCTAGGGTGACTTGAAGGGGCAATTTGAAGATTATTCAGGAAGTAGGGGTGCTCAGTAATTTCAAACATCAAGAGTATGTATGGCAAGAAGAATACATATTGCTTTAGAGAAACATCTTCAATGTTAGAACTAGCTGAGGTCTGAATCTTGGCTTTGTTCTTGACCAGGTTAAGATGTTGAAGGAgtttcttgattttcttaaaCTCCAATTGTCTCAATATGTAGGATAAAGACAGTAAATAATGTTTACCTCTTAGGGTAGTTGTGAGAAATGAGTaagataatgaatataaagtacttagcataatacctggAACAAAAGTGCTCTCTGGATTgttgtataatgtattattgagATTGTAGCAGTCATTTTATTCCACTTTCTGACTCTCTTGTATTTCTGAAGGAGTCATTAAGGAGGACTTGGCCAAATGGTTTTAATTACTCTCCTGGACTTCCCTGGGCTTTGGAGTTAATCACTCCTACCAGGAGGTAGTGACACAAGCTCTAAATGTCTCTTGCAGGAGAACTTGTAaattcctctgcttccttctgtgcCATTCTCCATCTTCAGGCTCACTGTTGCCCAGCTCTGGGCTGACTTTGGAGACGGGGACAGAAGACAGGAAGGTGCACCTCAGGTTAAGTGGAGGACAGCTTGTATTTCACCCAATTTATTCAAATGCCTTTAAGTTAGCAAGCTTCTCACCCAGGGAAATCTCTGTGAGTCTGGCTGGGGCCACATAATAGGGGCAGTGTAGAGCTTAACAGGCAGGAGGGAGGTGAAAATAAACAAGAGGATGTGTGTCTTAGGGGGAGGAATATTTTCTTGGACGGATTAGGTAGGAGGCAGGAGGTACACAGAAAGCCACAAATTACCAACTGATGGAACTGTGAACAGTTAACCATTGCTCAGGTTAATGGCACTCTGATAAAGACATTTCAAATGCTGAAGAATTCTTCGTTTCATGCAGGATAGTCCACTGTTaagacttccttccttttctgctccCCTTAAAAACTGGGCAAGTTTCATGAGAAGAGGACTTTGATTTGCTTGGTATGTATTTAGGTTGGCTCAATGGTAACTGAGACTGGAAAACATTTGAGAAGATCATCTGCTTCATTCTAACAGAGAACATAGTCACCgaatcagaaaagataaatacatcACTTCTCCCTCTTTTTGAAATATTACCAGATTTACATAGTCCTCAAGATTTGCCAAATCGTAATTAATATATGCATAGTTTAAGCTTCTGTTTTATTATAGGTCGTTTATAATAATCTTTCCTTGTCAAATGCAATTGCCACCCTTTCTTGGCCACAGTACATGAGAATTACCATCAGCTCTAGATGACTGTAGAAGAGCTGGGGATGATTCTGTGAGGAAATGAACACAGATAAAATGTAGTCAGTGAAGATACGCAATCCAAGGAGTGGGTCAGAGCAGCCTTTCCCAGATATGGCTGTCTCCACGGTTTCAAagtatatttgattttaattacctttaacaatctcttttaattaaaaatgatataacttttttgggggagggttgGGAAGGGCAGGAGATGGATTGCAATTGCATCCAAATAGTAAAGGTGATGACACTACCATCACATGGCATAGAGTCCTCATTTTACAACACAAGTGAGGTGAGAGCAGGGCAACTGACTTAGACTATATTCTCCCCCATGGCTTAGCACAAAGTGGGATCTTGGTGAATGTTTTGGATGACTTTATGATGCAAGCAATTGCAGGCTTGGCTTCTTAACAAGTGCAATCTTGTACACAAAGATATTTGCAGGTTAAGAATGTAGGACTACCAGTTTTCAGTGGTAGTTTTTAAatcctgttgttttaaaaatgtactgtttCCCAGATAGACACCCTCCATGCTGTGGGCAAAGCAATGTGTACATCTCTCAGAGGGTTCTGGTTGGCTTTCTGCTGGTCCTCccaaggcacagggagaaggggaagccaATGCTTTGAGGACCCAGTTGATAGGAAGGCTATAGTCACCCTTCCGAATTATAACTGCTTATCATAGTCCTAACCCAGCCACCCAGAGATAGGCAAAGATGGGGCTGAGCAAAGCTGGCTGTACCTGAGGGCTGGAGTCAGGACAGGCTAGCAGCAGGCAGGCAAGGCCCAAAGCAGGCCATGGAGCTCAGAATGAGAGGAAAGGGGGTTTTTCCTCAAAGGTTCTCTGTGTACTTGGATGACCCTACTATTAAGCTGAAAGAATTTTCAGTGTTAAAATCATTTATGAGTTGCTACAGTAGTAAAATTAAGAGAATCCGGAAATCCAGATATAGTCACAGAAGGAAATGATTTGGGCAGATACAATGAGAAACAGCAGAGGGGGTGTGTTCTGTAATGTATGGGGAAGTTCTCAAACAGAGCTAATGAGTCTGTACCAACACCGTCTTAAGTTTCACtaaaattatttagatttttctaaaaagactttttagttttaaataatatcaAGTAATAAAATAGGGTTATTCACATGTAAGTCAATTTTTACACAATCTACAATAAAAAGTTTAGGGACAGATGTATaagattagttttttaaatgataaattaaaaccATGGTCAATTATGGTCCACAACATCAGCAAAGAGGTGAAAAGAATGTGCACCACAGGGAAGGGGGAATCAGCACCTCATGCACCAGGCACATCACACCTTCCTGGAGGGTAATCTGGCAACATGTGCTAGAAACCTCAAAGCTGGCCCTCTAACCCaactttcacttttaaaaacttgTCCTCATTAAGCAAGTAATAATGAACATGAGAAGATTTATCTACAAGGACAGTTCACTTGGgaattatttgtaaaaaaaatgtggaacaaCTGAAATTTCAATGACAGGGAAGTGCTTTAAGAAGGTCTGTTGTGATGGAAGGCCAGGTAGCCATTATAAGTCAGGCTGCAGACAGATATTAATCTGAGAAAGTGCCATGAGATAGTGGTCCATAAAAAAAGCAGCTTAAGTATACTCTGtgctgggtattatagagggcacggattgcatggagcacggggtgtggtgcaaaaataatgaatactgttatgctggaaataaaaataaataaaataaaagaaaaaaataaaagaaaaaaaaaaaaagaaagcctgaaaGGATCTACACCGGAATATTGATGgatatttacattttagtttttaatttcctaaacTTTTGAGTCTTCAGTGAACTTCTGTTActttgtaatcagaaaaatataaattttaaaagttaaaagcatTGTGTTTCACTATTTATACTTACTCAAGGTAGAAAAATTGTGTCAAACCCCATCTACATATCTACATAAGactctaaaattttaagaaaatagtaaaacactttttatttcatggaatcatttattagatttatttgtaacaatccatttttttaaaatacaaggtgTACTTTTGCTTAAACTTGACACAGATATAGTAACAAAAGGGATTTAATGTCCCAAATAGTCTCTGAATGTTTATATATGGACAGAGGACTATGTGCATAATACTTCTCTCAGCTGCCTGCATGCATTTAAGAAAGAGGTAAACAGTAGCTATAGGAAACCAAGTAGCTCCCATCTTTCTCATGTTGCATCAAACGCCTATAGGCACTGCTGGATGGAGGAAGCAGTTCTGTCTTCAGGACTTCATTGCTGATGGGACGTGATGTGATGTGTTTCCTGTTAAGGGGTACCTGAGGGGATTCCAAGAGGTTGGAGGTGACACTGAGGTGCACCCAGCCAGGGCGATGGGGACAAAGGGTGGGGCTGAggtggagagagacaggaagctgGGGAAGACAGGGGGTTGTGAAGGCAACTGCAATGGGGTGGAGAGCATTGGAGTGACTCCAGAGATAGACTGAAAACTGTGGCCACATAATccattatttacaaaaacagcaCTTTCTTTCACCTCTGATCAGCAAGAATTTGGATTTATCTGGTAACATTTTGTCCTTTTCTATTCATAATGTTTACTGGGGACCCATTCTGTGCAGAGGACTCTGCTAACTGCTGTGACAGACATAATGATGTGTGTAGGGATCTCTGCCCTCAGATGCTTACTGTCTATGCATATTATTTGGGCAAAATCCCAAACAATAGTATGCATTATATTGAGGTAGGTATATATTGCTTTCAGCTCTCTGAATGTCCCTCAATGCCTAGCAGACAGGTAAATTATGTGCTAAATgtcactgttattattttttacttttttttttttaagattttatttatttgacagagagagagatcacaagtaggcagagagaggcagagagaggaggggaagcaggctccccgcctagcagagcgcccgatgtggggctggatcccaggaccctgggatcatgacccgagctgaaggcagaggctttaacctactgagccacccaggttctccactgttattattttttaaatgctgtcttCATTACTTACTGTTCCAAAGGAAATTCAATAGTTTCACTGACTTTTAAATGTATAGCCAGCATTTTTCTGACATCAAGAATATTTGCCTCAATAGTTCGTGATTATGTAATCTCTACTCATTTCATTAATACAAGTGTTTTATGGTAGTTATGAGCTTCAACAAATAGTCTATGTGATAAAATATGTGGCAATGTGAACTTGTCTTGCCAAACCCAGTACTTAATAAAGGACTTCCTGTCTTCCATTTATTTCACTTGCATCTTGCACCATCGTTAAATGGTACATGTTGGTGAGTCCCATTGCCCACCGCAAGCACAAAATTCGACACCATCTTTCTGAgctaagtggaaaaaataaacaacacacaTGCACCTCTTTTTTTACTCACTTGAGACAACACATTTAGGTATTCATATATCATTGAATTCACTCGGATCTTTGAATACTTGAGCTTCAAATTCCATATGACTCTGTAAAAAAATGTGCTCAAATTAGTAAAGACTTccaaaaaaggtaagaaaaacaaaatgttctgtATGTTTCCTTTATGTTTGAAGAGCCACAAGTTAACTGAAGAAGACTGGGGACCAAGAACCTGTGACACTCATACATTGTACACTCACAGGTACAGTGCTATGTTCCAACATGACACTTGGTCTGGGGCCACAAAGATGAGTAAGGCACATGACACAGCCCTCTAGGAGCTTCCAGCCTAGTGGCTGGATGGCCAGAAATTGAGTTTAATTCACTGAAGGAAGGGTGTAACAGGGTAAGCACACTAGGGCTCTGGAGTCCAGGAGGCCACGTGATGTCACAGCCAGGCTACTGCTGGAGTGGAGGTGCTTCCTGGAGTCAAGAAGCTGCActgagagctggggtggggaaaggaTGTAATACAGCAAGACAAGAAGACTTCACTTGGGATTTATTAACAAGGAGGGTGTGGTGACCTCAGCAAGAGCTGTTTCAAGAGTATGCTAAAGAAGCCATGGTAGTATAGGTCATAAATATAGACAATTCTCCCATGACATTTGacagtgaaaaagaaagccattggAGAGGAAATAGAAGTAGGTGAGGGATTaaggtaatttttcttctttctttccttctttccttttcctttttattctttcccgTCCATGTGTTAAGACAGACaataagtaaatgagtaaatatattctatataatgaTAAGAACTATGAAGAGGAGGCAGGCAGTGgtgaggagtggagggagaggagtCGTTAAGACAGTGGatggcacacacatacacacaaagacagCGGATGGCATCTGTGCGGAGACTGAACGGAGTGAGGGTCTGAGGGATGTGAAGGTCCGGGGACAGGATGCATAGACAGAGGCTACTTTAATTGCAAAGGCACCTACGGAGAACAGCAAAGTGGCTGGAATGGTTCTGGGGCACGACCCCGCCATTGGGAAGGTCGCAGGAGACCATGgttggagagagaaaaggaggcccACTGAATAGACTTCAGACATACTGGGGGTTTTAGGCAAGGGAGGGGCATGGCAGCTTCTGTGTTTCCAAATATACTGGATGTTGTGGAGATTAGTCAGTAGGGGACAATGGTAGAAGCAACAAAGCTAATGATCTAGGCTGGGTGACTGGGTAGCAGCTTGATTTAGGTTGGCAATCACAGACGTGTGGAAAAGAGGTTATATTCagggatatattttgaagtagTAGCTGAAGTAGTAGTGCTCTAAGAGGGAAATTAAGGGTAACAGGTTTCTGACTAAAACTGAGCATAAAGGAGTGTCATTTATTGAGGCAGGGAAGATGGTGGGGAATTATTTTTAGGTGAAAACCAAGAGTTTACTGAGATTATCTACTGGCATGTTGAGTAGGCAGCTGGAGATTGGGAAGGTAGATAATGGTAATATATATCACATCACTCCACCAACCTAAAATCTTCTAATTAATCCTCATGAGTTTCAAGACAAAATCCAGGCTCCAAGCTCCACTGGCCTTGGCTCTTCTATGCACATCCAGCCTCAAAATCAATCTCATACCACACTGAGTGCTCTTCTAATAtagtatttgtttctctttttcttccccatcctCATGCATATGCCATTACTTTGCTTAGGTTGCTCTTCTCTATTTTGACCTGGCTAACTATTCTGGCCTAACAACCCAGGTAAGCTTTCCTTGTCTCATCACCCATTCACCAGTGATTCCATACAGCTGGATTAGATGCCCTCGACTACTGCAACCCGACTACTACACCTATCTTTATGGACTTGAGCACCAGGGTATGCAGGATACTCCATGATTGGTGACTGAACTTGGATGACTTGcctaaactctctgagcctcagttttcttatctataaaatgaagattaatAATACTACATCCTTCATAGGATTGTTAGGGGGATTTAAGGAAGTAATATGGGGCAGCGCTTAAGACATTGCCTGACATAGATGAAGCACTGAACAAGTCATTGTTATTATAGTAACACTTATCACACTGTTGTGTAATTATTTTCACActgttttttcctaagaaaatattaGTCCTTGAATGCAGACATGAAGCCTTTCATCTGTGTTTCTGAAACACATTATGCTTTAATAATTGTTTcttacatgaatgaatgagttaatgaatgGGGGGGAAATACCATTAGGCTACAGCAGTATTATGAAATGAACCAGCATGTTCTTCTTCAGTTGGCTTTCTCTACTTAGAAACTATTCTCTGTGGGTGAATGTAATTCATCTGATCCTTTACTCACCAAACCAAGAAGTTCTGGGTTATTGATCCTACATTATATATTGGTCACTGTTCGATGAAAGTAATATCATTACCTTTGGATCAGGAAGACATGGTCCAAAAGCTTCTAGTAGAAGGGTCTCTTCTCTTACAGCCTGTTCATAGTCTGTGAAAGACAGCTTCCCATcatggtcatgatcctaggggaTGACCGGCCATGTATCAGTCAACATGTATAATACTTATTGCAAACACAAACTGTCTTTTCATGGTCAAGTATTGATAGAAGAAAGGTGTTGGAAAAATGAGAGACTAAATATTGAAATTGAAAAGAACTTTTATCACTACAATTAAAAAGCACAAGataagtgttttattatttatcaagTGTCCAATTCTGGCCTGTAAGTTTTAATATAAAACCCTAAGTTTCccatatttaccatttttttaagtgttatttcaACCAAATCTTTAATTCCTTCATCAGGGTCTTCTTCAGATGGCTGTTTGAGTAGGCTGTTCTTCAACATATGGAACATTTCCTCCTTTGAAATGAATCCATCACCATTCAAATCAAACACCTCaaagcaatcttttaaaaaaacaaccaattATGTATTTGATACTATGACTAAGGAAATATTTGCTCTGACAAAATGTTCAAGGCCGAGGTCTGTATTGGGAATATTCATGACAACATTGCAGGACTGAGTGCAATCTGATTTCCATAGGAAATGCTTAATGTACACTAGCTGAATATGGTCAACAACCCTCAGAAAATGGCTCCTTACACTCACTCAGCTAAGAGTAACCATGCTAAGGAACAATGATTTGACCATTTCATCTTGAGATTCTTGGAAAACTGACTGAAATATGATCCTTAAACAGAGTTCATCAGAGtgaattaagaattaaataagaatcaGAACACTCTAATCAATGTTCTCTACTTCCATGGTTAATAATTCAGGTAACAATATTTACCTTATGCACATTAATACATAAATCCATATGTACATAGTTAGTATGTATAGTATATGCTTATGCAGTCTTGCTTGGCATGAATTACTCCTCAGACTCTTTTGGTTTTCcttggtattaatttttttcaatctttatcATTGACTTGAATTTGCTCCATAAAAGAGGCTAATGGAGATTCGAACCAACCAACTGAAAGACAAACCTGTTTTACTGGCTGACTATTTACTGTTTACTGTTTACTGGCTAGCTAGGAATGTACATGGATGTACATTCTTTAGATATGTTAATCCTAATGTACAAAGCAATAGGGTAACCTGAAatcttacatttcattttttcttccaaagttcCTCGAAGAAATACTGATAATCCATAAATCCACTCTGATACGTTTACACAGCCATCGTTGTCCTTATCAAAACCTCGGAATACTAAGAGAGAAGTACAACATAATACTTGTGCAGCACTTTTGTTCTCAGTAATATATTTACACTGGTGCTACCCACTTTTAAAACGTGGATAAAACTTCAGGATCAGATGGTCTGACATGCtcatttgacaaagaaggaaactaAGGTATAACATTGGAAAAactcttttatttaaactttcacATATTCCTTTCATATTTTATGGAAACAAAGTAAATTCTGAGTATCTAAATACACTAatcaataattattaatatatgaatatattgatATACAAAATGTGTTGATATGTTAAcataaaatatgtgattttatatttttcttactcaAGAAAAGAAATGCTACTATACAATTGATAAAGttataacttaatttttattgaaatagttTTGATGATATAAGgaaatttatgttcttttaaaattgttcttttcattattatatttactaagtataaaaagaaatattttaggtttaTGGATATAAAGTAAGGAAAAGCTAATTATTCAAGCTGggctttgttgttttcttaaatacacaaaataggGTACATAGAATCACTTCCCTGTGACCCTTCTCTCTGAatacacaaattaatttttttatattcgAGTGAAATTAGGAATTCAGAACATTAAGCTTCCTACTAAGACTGTCCAAACTCCCAATTTTTTTCCCAGTTATGGTGGATCTGACACATTTGAATATTGCATGTCTTCTTACCTCTGTccataatcatgtcatctgtcaTTCCAAATGTCACGTGTAGGATGTTTCGAAATGCATTACGATCTAGCCCAATGGTGGTACCTTGCCGCTCTGTTACTTCTCCCACcaaattataaaaaagatttataagaCAGTTTACTTCAAATTTATTAActgtgaaaagataaaattaagatataccaaaatacattttaatctatagtttatttaaattttgcattAATGAGTTTATAGATAACATGAAGGCCACcaaaatttagtttttaacaGAAGACTATCCTGTTTTAAGATTCATGACCCTTAAGAGAGGATGACCATTACAAAGGATTCTCCactaaaataagagaaacaacCTTACCTCCACACAGGGGTTGAATATTAAATTTAGTCACATTATTATTTAGTCACAATATTAGCCAATTTTCCTGAATAATGATTGTGGGGCCAGATGCTAAACTTTAAAGACAGTAAAGGTGCAATTCAAAGTAAGCAAGGTAATGCTTAAGAATGGTAACTTTTCCCCAGCATTTTGATTATAGGCATTTATGAGATTTAGAGCTTAACTTCTGCCTGGAAATAGATATCAGACTCCTGAACACTAGGCAACAATTTTCATTTCACATCATCAGCCTTAGTCAAATGAATAAGCTGGATTTTGGAtatcagaatcattttttttccccagtaaagAAGCATTTAACCATATTACAGCACCAATTATAGTTCTTATTATACATGATGTGAAAATTAACATGCAAGTActcagtagtattttttttaatttttatttttttttatttccagcataacagtattcattatttttgcaccacaccccgtgctccatgcaatccgtgccctctataatacccaccacctggtaccccaacctcccaccccccgtcccttcaaaaccctcagattgtttttcagagtccataggagaaaaggaatttttatttaaaatagacacacagatgtGACTACTGGTCCATACACATAAATGTATGAAGGGTGTTTATAAACCCTGAGCTAATTATTTGTGCTCCAATTTTCATTTGAGGTACATAGGTGGAAGCACTATTGCCTGGCATAAATGTGAGTTTGAATATGAAGTATAGGTGGAGGATGAGAAAGGTTTTA
This region of Mustela erminea isolate mMusErm1 chromosome 16, mMusErm1.Pri, whole genome shotgun sequence genomic DNA includes:
- the EFCAB1 gene encoding EF-hand calcium-binding domain-containing protein 1, with amino-acid sequence MNRKKLQKLTDTLIKNCKHFNKFEVNCLINLFYNLVGEVTERQGTTIGLDRNAFRNILHVTFGMTDDMIMDRVFRGFDKDNDGCVNVSEWIYGLSVFLRGTLEEKMKYCFEVFDLNGDGFISKEEMFHMLKNSLLKQPSEEDPDEGIKDLVEITLKKMDHDHDGKLSFTDYEQAVREETLLLEAFGPCLPDPKSHMEFEAQVFKDPSEFNDI